The window ACGGAAACCCTTACGAGTATCTAAAATTTATTGACAATATAAATGCCGTTACTGCCGAAGATGTAGTCAGAGTTATAAATCAATATCTTGTAAACGGAAAAGTAAGCTGGATTGTAGTTTCGGATAAGGAAGGCCTTTCAAAGGTTGACAAATCAAAATTTATGCAGTTTACGGGAACCGTTAAGAAATAGCAACTTGCTTCCGCCGATTAGGCGGGAGCATTTTTTTAACAAAAACCCGGGAGCACTACGGCACAAAAAGAATTAATCTACCGCTGCTTCCTTCCGGCTCTGACGGGGTTTGAAAAACCTTTTTTGCATAGGTCCCGGGACGGAGAGAGAGGGATTCGAACCCTCGGTACCATCTCTGGCACACACGACTTCCAATCGTGTACCTTCGACCACTCGGACATCTCTCCAAAAAAAATGTTTATCGAAATGCAATACCGACCGTCTTTTCCGCCTTCCTTAAAGAATTAAAGAAAGCGGAGAGAGGGGGATTCGAACCCCCGGTACCTTACGGTACAACGGTTTTCGAGACCGCCCGATTCAGCCGCTCTCGCATCTCTCCAAAACAAAAAAATAGCCGGTCCGGATACCAAAAATATCCTATAGCCGGCTATATGAGGCTAGGCGGGTTCGAACTGCCGACCTTCAGATCCGCAATCTGACGCTCTATCCAGCTGAGCTATAGCCTCGAAATTACAAAATACTTTATCACGGAGTAGGGGGGATTCGAACCCCCGGTACCCGTAAGGGCACAACTCCTTAGCAGGGAGCCCGATTCGGCCGCTCTCGCACCACTCCAGAGTTCCACATCTAATATGGACTTAAGGTTTACATATACCGGTTTCAGTAAAACCTTACGGAGCGAGAGGGATTCGAACCCCCGGTACCTCTCAGCACAACGGTTTTCAAGACCGCCGCCTTCAACCGCTCGGCCATCGCTCCTAAAATGTACTGAGCAGGATAACCTAAAATAGCCGGTTTTGTCAATAGGTAAATGAAGTTTTTATATATTTTATATATAAAAAATCGGACGGTTTTGCGGAATAAAAACCCTCCGATAAAACATCATAAGTCTTATTTAACCTTCTTTAATATTATCTTTTCGCGTTTTCAATATCTTTAACTGAAGGAGACTTTACTTTTTGCCATACGGAAACAAATTTATAAGCGGTTTTAACACCGTTTTTTGTTTTTGTATACTCATCGGTTATGGTTAAAGAATCCTTATTAAAAGAAAAACTACCATCTTCACCTGCTGCAATTATCAGTTTATTTCCGTCTACGGTATAAGAGTAAGCGGGACCGCGTGTAAGTCCAGGCTCCTTACCCCCCTCTATTTTAGTTGCTTTATAACACAAGCCGCTTTTTGTGAAACACCAGTACTTATATATGGTAATATCTCCGTTTTTATAAGGATATGTTTTAGGGTTTACCAATATGCCGTTTTGATATTCATTGCTGGTTTTTAACTCCCACACTCCTTGAAATTTACTTTTCATAGAACAGCCTGAAAATATGGTTATAAAATTAATCGCAAAGATTAATGTCCCGATAATAAATCCTATATTTTTCCGTTTCATACATATACTCCTTTTTGCAAAACATTTTTTTGCAAATTTTTAAAATTTATCTTATAGAATTGAAACAGATTGATTCCGCCTTTGTATATAAAAAATACAACAACCTTAAAATATTTCAAACTATAGATATTTTTATTTTACCCCCCCCCCCCCCCCCATTGTCAAGCCCTATTGACACGATTTTCAGTAAATTTTTAAAAACATCATAAGTCTTGAAAAAAATCGGGAATAAATATATATTTTTATACGGAGTATGCTTTATGACAAATTCGATTGAAACGGAAACAAATTTAAGCGGAAAAACAATTTCAAACAGATTATGGAAACTTGCCTACCCTACAATGATTTCCGTCGGGCTTCAAAGTTTATATGATATTGTAGATATGGCATGGGTAGGGCAAATTTCAAAAAAAGCGCTTTCAGGTGTTGCCATTTTTTCTTCAATTTATATGCTTTTTACTATTTTAAACGAAATTGCGGGAGCAGGCTCCGTTTCAATGATTGCACAAAATTACGGACGCGGAGATATCGAAAAAACAAGACGGATTGCGGAACAGACAATAAGTTTTAAAGTTGTTCTTGCAATAGTATCCGCTTTTCTGCTGGCCGTATTTTTAAAACCGCTTTTGTATTTTTTTCTTCCTGACGAAGAAGTTATAAAAAACGCTCTCGATTACGGCAGACTTAGAATATTTTTTATTCCGATAATGTTTTCCTCATATTCCGTAAACACTATTTTTAGGTGTACCGGAGACGCTAAAACCCCTATGCATATTATGCTGATTGCCGCAGTACTTAATTTAATATTGGACCCGCTTTTTATGTTTGAAATAATTCCGGGAACAAGTATAAGAGGTTTAGGTATGGGAGTGTTCGGAGCGGCACTTGCAACGGTCATAGCAAGAACAATAAGTTTTTTATACGGGTTTATCATTTTACTTACGGGGAAAAAACATATTTCAATAAGGTTTAAGGGGCTTTTTAAGCTCGATAAAAAAATCGATAAAGATTTATTGTCTATAGGTTTCCCGTCCGGAATAAATTTACTTGTCCGCACGGTTGCCCAAGTTACAATTATGAAATTCGTTACCGTTTACGGGGCCGATGCCGTAGCTCTTGCAGGCGTCGGAGGAAAATTCGCACAGTTTGCTTTTATGCCGATTTTCGGCTTTAATATAGGAGGCTCCACCTTAATAGGACACAGCTTGGGCCGCGAAAATATTCCGCAGGCAAAACTGATTGCCCGCCTTGCGGTCATATTAACTTCTGCGGTAATAGCCTGTTTTACTCTGGCTGTTTTTATAATACCCGAATTCCTTTTAAAATTCTTTTTTAAAG is drawn from Treponema pedis and contains these coding sequences:
- a CDS encoding MATE family efflux transporter, translated to MTNSIETETNLSGKTISNRLWKLAYPTMISVGLQSLYDIVDMAWVGQISKKALSGVAIFSSIYMLFTILNEIAGAGSVSMIAQNYGRGDIEKTRRIAEQTISFKVVLAIVSAFLLAVFLKPLLYFFLPDEEVIKNALDYGRLRIFFIPIMFSSYSVNTIFRCTGDAKTPMHIMLIAAVLNLILDPLFMFEIIPGTSIRGLGMGVFGAALATVIARTISFLYGFIILLTGKKHISIRFKGLFKLDKKIDKDLLSIGFPSGINLLVRTVAQVTIMKFVTVYGADAVALAGVGGKFAQFAFMPIFGFNIGGSTLIGHSLGRENIPQAKLIARLAVILTSAVIACFTLAVFIIPEFLLKFFFKDDTAMIAQGAVMIQFFYLSFLILAAALGFSSVFTGSGHTKPLLYSTITSRWLVQIPVLFLFVNILHLPLYTVWFSYIISEAAEFFVIFYHYKKGVWCCKRV